In Thermococcus alcaliphilus, the genomic window CTCCGGAGATGCTCTTGGCATTGTCTGAGAGGTCAAAGAACAAGGGTTCTTCGAGAACAGTTATTTTGAGCAGTCTTATGGTTGTGGTAGTTGTTTTGCTAGTTTTCCTAAAGAAAAAGAAGATAACATTTTGAAAAATTTGGAGTCTGGTTTCATAGTTAACCTTTTCCAAACAATGAAAATTGTTGTGACGGGTATATTTAGGAAGTGAAGAACAATGAAATTCAATAGGTATTTTGAGAGTTAAAAGCTTTTAAACAATCTTCTCAAAACTTCAAAGGGGTGAAGATATGGCAAAGCTTCAGGCTCACCATATAAGAGTGTCAACCTTTGCCCATGCAACCGAGGATCCAGAAAAGGTTCTCGAGGCTATGGGGACTTTTTTTCCAGAGGATATTCCTTCTGAGGACATAGAGTTTGAGGTAGTTGAAACCGAAGGCTACTTCGGAAATCCGATAAAGGTCATAAACGCCGAGATAAAGAGAAGCAGAAGTGTAAAAAAGATGTTGGAGCACATTAAGGGACTTTTAAGCGAAGAGGATAAGGAATATCTTTTAGAAAACCTTGAAGAGAAGGTTGACGATACGGGAACGTTTTTCATTCGCTTCAACAAACAGAAGGCATACCTAGGAGAGGCGAAGGTTGGTGAAGGAGAAGA contains:
- a CDS encoding RNA-binding protein, encoding MAKLQAHHIRVSTFAHATEDPEKVLEAMGTFFPEDIPSEDIEFEVVETEGYFGNPIKVINAEIKRSRSVKKMLEHIKGLLSEEDKEYLLENLEEKVDDTGTFFIRFNKQKAYLGEAKVGEGEDVIQVKIKVKAFPMKKESVVKAIREWLSE